A segment of the Vibrio sp. YMD68 genome:
TCGGCAACAGCGGAGCACTTTCTCATACACTCCTAGCCACTCATTTCTATGGAACAGATGAAGTTCCTCACATTCAAGTTCGCTAATATCAATTTGTTCATGTTCAGCCAATCGATGGTTACTGGGCAATACGGCAACCAGCCGATCAGAGTACACTTGATGAAGGGCAAAGTAGCCCGAATCTAAGTGAGGACATTCACGGCTCAAAATGACATCGACCTTGTTGTCAACCATCGCTTCGGTAAGTTCGGCGGGTGTCATCTCGTGCAATTTAAAATGCACATATTGATGTTGGCGACGAAACTCCTGAATGAGATCGGGAAGAAAAAATGCACACGCCGTTGCTAGATACCCAATCCTAATTTCTTGCTTCTCCTCATTTTCCCTCGACTTTATTAATGTTTTTACTCGTAAGTCATTAGCTAAAATGTTGAGTGCCTCTGGTAGGAGTCGTTCACCTTGGGGGGTAAGTTCAACTTGATGAGTGGTTCGGGCAAATAGTTTGGTTTGTAGCTCGTTTTCCAACTCAGAGATATGACGTGACACAGTTGGCTGTACAGTATGCAGCTCTCTCGCTGCAGCGGAAAAATTATTTAAACGTGCAACGGTGACAAACGTTGATAGGTTTTTTAACTCCATGACGTGCTCATTTGTAATTTGTATTATTGTTATACATTAATATCATTTCCAAAATTCTTTAAATCCGTTTAGTTTTGTTTATGGTGTAAGTCCCAAATATTACAGAAACTGCCATGAAGAGCATGTGAATGAGATCGGCTTACGACCTATCCCTACACAAACAGGAAACAGAAAAATGGACATCGATATAATCATAGTTTTAGTGTATTTCGCTTTTCTAATTGGTCTTGGCTGGGTATTTCGCTCAGCAGCTGCGAATACAAGCGAGTACTTTCGCGGGGGCGGCAAAATGCTCTGGTGGATGGTGGGATCCAGTGCGTTTATGATGGCGCTGAGTGCGATGACGTTTACGGGTCTTATGGGCAAAGCGCTAACAAGCGGTATGTCGGTCGCTGTGGTCTTCTTTGCTAATGCACTTGGCTACTTTATCAACTACCTTTTCTTTGCTGCAAAAGCGCGACAAATGCGTGTCATCAGTCCAATCGAAGGCGTGCGTTTACGCTTAGGTCAAGTCAATGAACAAGTATTTACTTGGGCGAACGTTCCG
Coding sequences within it:
- a CDS encoding LysR family transcriptional regulator; protein product: MELKNLSTFVTVARLNNFSAAARELHTVQPTVSRHISELENELQTKLFARTTHQVELTPQGERLLPEALNILANDLRVKTLIKSRENEEKQEIRIGYLATACAFFLPDLIQEFRRQHQYVHFKLHEMTPAELTEAMVDNKVDVILSRECPHLDSGYFALHQVYSDRLVAVLPSNHRLAEHEQIDISELECEELHLFHRNEWLGVYEKVLRCCRDNGFTPNVIGNPMNMRHLAITISSGLSLSIAPQCIKFILGMKFVCVPIEQLNIHIPLNVYFRRENKHDVINQFVEHLVETSFELQKLLDNYE